In one window of Bombus vancouverensis nearcticus chromosome 10, iyBomVanc1_principal, whole genome shotgun sequence DNA:
- the snsl gene encoding snustorr snarlik gives MWSTKDILAKLCILLFLCEHATCLVIPEELPTILSLIYSNIPPIKKGTDSRIGVGFRLGEHADFQMLFELGPQTETEPISNADSKRRRDAMFSAAMRGELGSLAQAVAKYQLERKLQKELDRLKKTEKKSNAVATPANDDKNTVASEWLTKWSKDMGKSSEDRSSTGDVSVEKNVSTPAKIQTVQRIRQSSQSNDKRNTISDLKELYKSQSDTEIEKRIT, from the exons ATGTGGAGTACGAAGGACATCCTAGCGAAGCTGTGCATCCTGCTGTTTCTTTGCGAAC ACGCAACGTGCCTCGTTATTCCGGAGGAATTGCCCACCATACTTTCGCTCATCTACTCCAACATCCCACCGATAAAGAAAG GTACCGACTCGAGGATAGGCGTTGGTTTCCGGCTTGGCGAACACGCGGACTTCCAGATGCTGTTTGAGTTGGGACCGCAAACGGAAACCGAGCCCATTAGCAATGCCGACTCGAAGAGACGTCGAGAC GCGATGTTCAGCGCGGCGATGAGAGGAGAGCTCGGATCGCTGGCTCAGGCAGTGGCCAAGTACCAGTTGGAGCGCAAATTACAGAAGGAATTGGATAGATTGAAGAAGACGGAGAAGAAGTCGAATGCAGTGGCTACGCCAGCAAACGACGACAAAAAC ACTGTCGCCAGCGAATGGCTGACCAAGTGGAGCAAGGATATGGGCAAGTCGTCAGAGGATCGATCGTCTACGGGAGACGTTTCGGTTGAGAAGAACGTGTCGACGCCCGCGAAAATTCAAACCGTACAAAGGATAAGACAAAGTTCGCAATCGAATGACAAGAGAAATACGATTTCCGACTTGAAAGAATTGTACAAATCGCAGAGTGATACGGAGATAGAGAAGAGAATTACctaa